aaagcctttcagtcccaaacaagttgggataggctagagttgaaacccaTAAGATATTGAAAccgttctggcacatggatagctaaCTTCCACACATCCCTGTCCATGATTAAATCTTGGGTCACAAGCCATGTTCCAAACTCAAAATGAACAAAGACCAACCAACCGGCATTTGGTTCTTAAGGCCTGCTTTAACACCACATCATTATATAAGGTAACCTACATGGTATAGTTCAACCACTCCAGTGGCATTGGCATGTAATCCCAGCTACAACAAATGATTAAAGGAGCTCCGGCAGCAAAAGGGTGAAAATAGGCTGGCTTCACTACCTCCAAATGGTAGTTCAATAACCTCTCAAGGTGGTTTCACCATTATTTCACATCCTAGGGTCACAAGAGTAAAAAGAGCAAATTTTTAGGTTCTGATTATGCAAGTTCGACAACAAGTGGTAGAAACTTGGGATacatatcattattattattattttaacaaACGGGTTCAGCTACTAAAACATTAAAACCTTAACAGCAAACAGTGTCCATCCTTCCGTGCAATGTATAAATGAATTTATGCACATCACATAAGCAGACTCTTGCCATAGTTGAGGGTTCAAATGGTTTTCTTTTCCTACTGATCACACAAATATTTCATAATCATTCGCAACAGGTCTTTTGTTATCTGAATTGATAAGCACAAATATGATGAGCAGAGAATAGCAAATCTTCCCTGCAGACACTTGCATGCATGACATGTCCGAACTAAATGCAAAATCAATAAGCATGATCACAGAAAACAGAACCATCAATGTTCTTCATTTACAACAACCAGCAAATTAGTTCAATTAGCACATCTTATCGATACTGAGGTAAGTACAAAAAAACCTGCAATGGACAAGAACTGAAGCTGATTCCTGGGCAATTTGTGCAGCAATCCATGAAGCACCAACTAGGATGTTCTGGATATGATTTAGCCATTCCCCTAACATCGAagaaaactgtgtcatgctattaAGACTGCCTCCACCCCAGGTTGATCCACGATTTCTCTGAAAGAGAAAATATTATATTATTCTTGTGTTTGCTTCTCAACGAACATGCATACATTACAGTGTGAAAAAATCAAATGCTTGCCCGGTCTCCGACGAGGGATACAGCTGAAGAGGAACCGTTTGATGATATTGACCCATGGGCATCCACATAATCCCTAAGGCGAGAAAGACTATCTCTCATTGTGTGGATGTTTTGTATTCCTAAGAAAAGAACCTGGTTCCAAATCCAATGaattaaagaaataaaacaaagtatAAAGCAGTTCTATAGAATACCCATACAAGCCGATCTGTGCATATACTCTTACCTCAGATTTTGGATAATTAGAAGATGACTCTGAGCCACCACCCTTTGCCCCATTTGCTAAAGCATTTGCTCTTGGCCGGGCATCAACTATGTATAATTTCCTGTTTACATTGGAAGCGGGAAATTTGCAACATTAAAAGCATTGAAACTGTTCATAGAGGTTAGGTATCACCGTATCAGAGAGTCAATATGTGCTAAAAAATATGGAATGGAGGGCATAAAAGGCAGTGGCTTATACTAACTagaattaccgaaaaaggctttcgccccgctttataaataaagcaaccaccgaGCACAAAGTCAACAAGGTACCAACCGAACAACACACACACAACGCCACCGCAGGCCAGGTCCAACACACAGGCACACAAACGCTACACGGGTTCAGCTGTGGgcacagcacaacaagcccaacACAGACACAAAGGCACGCACAACACACAAGGTACTAACTAGAATTTGCTCATGTTAAACACAAAAGTAGGTAAAATTTAATATGACATGACATCAGCTATGGGTTCTCAGCTCTGTATGTGAGGATAGACAATAAGACAGTCTACAGCATTAGCAACAGCGCAACACCGTTTGCCTGCGTACATCTGTCTTTCAACTACATAactgcccatgcgttgcaatggagGCATAGATATTCTAGTAGCTTAGCCCGCAACTGCGCATCCATCAATGTTAAATTGGTGCATTAAAATTTGTCTTGATGGAGTAATATCTTGTTGTCAACGCAATATTGGATGATTTAAGCCATATGGAAAACTGGCTTAGCCTATCTAATGCTTGTTATCTTCTACACTAAGAAGTGTTTAAGTGTAGTCCTCTGGATGTTTATAATGTACTTGCACATTTTTATTTCCCTGGTCTGATATTGAACACATTCCAGTTTTTAAACTGTAGACCAGATGTTTATAATGTAGTCCTCTAGATGTGTTCAATCAAATGGTAGTAGTTCAAGTGTAACCACTAATTATGTCCCTTCTGTCTTGAATAGATGCAGTTCTTCATCTGCTTGCTGCTCACAATCATCAACTACAGCTTGACATCATCTACGCGGTCAGCATGCTCGCAATTGATTAAGAGCATCCACCAATCGAACATGTGTTTGTGTTGTGATGATGAACCGCTGATATTCGCTGATCAAACATCTTGTATTTTTCATCTGGACCGTGGCATGTGCCATGTTTATACAATAATCATTTTCCTTATTTCTGGAATCATGATACTTATAACTGATTATAAGAGCTTATTTGTTGCTTTGCATAATCTGGTTGTACGTTCGTTGCATGTAAAGTTATTTTATGAGTTGAGTTGTAAAGATTGCACTTTTAATTGTAGTGTTGCCATTCTGCACCAGCTTGTTCAAAACTGTGTGTACCAAATAGTAGAAAGGGGATTAAGGGATGTGAAGGTTGGATTGGTGAGCATTTGAGAGGATTGGGTGAAGAAGAGGAGCCACCAAATCCCCTCCAATCCCAACCCCTTTGGGGCTGGAAAACCACCTCTACCAAATGAGGCCTTATTGGCTTACCAACAATGAAAAGAAGATTTTTGTTTGGTAAGTCACCAAGATGTGGGGAAGTTGAGACAGTTTTCAGGAAATCCAATGGGACAAAAAAACAGAGGTGGGATGGGGGGAAATCAAAACGGGGAGTAGGAAGAGGGTTGGACAAAGGAAAGAGTGAAACGGGAACCTTCCGTTCATTTTTAGTAGAGATAGAAATAGAGAAAGAAAAGCACATGTAAGAATTAAGTTGCAAACATCATACGTGAAAGAGGGCTCATAGAGTCAAGGACACATTATAAGAGACGATACTTAAATGATATCAGAGAGCCCAACCAACATAGAAATGTAAAACATGCTTTGATTACCTTGGAGGCAAATTCGCATCAACATTTTGGGTGCAGAGAGCAGAAACAAGCTTCTCGTCAGCATTGCTGCAGAAATTACAGTATGATTAGACCAGCAGCACTCAGAGGTCAGCACACATGTCAAGGCTATTTATTTAGATGGATGTAAGCTCACTTTCTAAAGTTCATCATTAATCCCACCAGCGGCTGAGACGACCTTGCCAAGACAGCTCCAGAAACTGCAATACAAACAAGTTCACTTCTTACTGCATATTATTCAAAAAAACTAGAACCAAAATGCTAGCTGATGCCTCCTTCACGGTTCTTTTTATCACCGCTATAACCATGCCTTTAATCACCAAAACATGTGTAGTTTGCCCGATCAATATGGATATAAAATACCTCCAACTCCAAAAAGAAGGCATATGATTTGGTATTGTAATTGTTGATAGTTTtcctacaaacttggtcaaactttgcacCATTTGACTTCAAACAAAATTTATGTGCCCTCTTTTCAAGCACGACAGGTGTAGAGACTTGGTGTTCAGCAACATGAATGAACCACTCGAATTTCAAAGTTACTtaagaaaatactccctccgtcccaaaattcttgtcttagatttgtctagatacggatgtatctaatactaaaatgtgacttgatacatccgtatttagacaaatttaagacaagaattttgggacagaggaatACATATAAAACATGATTTCACATAACATGATCAAACTAGAAAGAAATAAGGAGATCAGAGAACCAGGAAGTTCCCATTTCACAGTAGCTACTCTTGGGATTTTATTTGACATTATAACAAACAGAAATAGAACTGGTTGCCAGACCAAATAGAAGGTTCATACCCAAACCTAGTAGCATTACAAGTATAATTGACTGGTTTGGATATACTTGCAAGAATACTAACAAGAGTTGTGGTGGTGCCAGGCTTTTAGCCGGTAGTAAAGGAGATAACTGACCATCTATGAACCAACAATATTTTACAAAAGAAACGCTGACGTTATTTCATGCATAAAACAATTTCCAAATATAGTGAGTACAAAAATTACAGGGGAAGGAAAAAAATGTTTGCAAGGAATGAAAAATGAGCAGACAAACCAGGGTTACACCACGAAATAATAGGCAAGCGTCTGCCGGCTCGGAAAGTAGAAGCTTGCCACAAATCTTCATCACTAAAAGAAAAATATTTGCATGTGTGACTTGTTGAGGATGTATTTAAAAGAACAGAAATTATCACATGATGTTGCCAAAGGCAAAAGAATACCTTATGCTCTTAGGAACAATCAACTGAGAGGGGTATGTTGAACACAATGAATAGCTCGAATTAACTGTGGTTAGTCTCCAATTGTTACGGAAATAATATTTTTCAACTTCAAACTCACTGCCTTCGTTAAGAAGACGATGGTATTCCTTCATGAGACGCATCTTTGGATCGGATTTCTTATCAACAGTGGATGGGTCACAAGAAAATGCATATAGCTCCCACAGCTGAGAAGGTTTAGTATATCTTCTCAAAGCGTCAAACACTTCATTTTTCTGGAAAGGCAAGTATCAGAAGTAGATCTCTGAAGATAAATGGCTAATCTAGTAATCTGGTACAACAAAATACAAGTGCATGTAAAGTTAAAACTGGATATTGCTCAACCTAAAGAAAATGTCGCGCATATTTCCAGAATAAGCTGAAAAAAGTAATCGATAAACAAATGCAATAGATTTTGGCTAGAATGGAAAAGAATATCTACCTGCTTGGTTCTAGGACGAAAAGCGAACACAATAACTCTCATGTCTTTACCTGAACAGAAAAGTAACCAAGTAAAAGGTGAGGTAATTAAAATATATTTTCTGAACTTTTCAAATGGTCAAAAATCACTAGAAATAGACTGCACATCCATAAAAAAAATGAATGAAGCAGCAACAGAACAAAGACATTTCAACTATCACGGTAAAAATCACAAATCTGAGTCGTCGGGGTAAAAGAATAGAAGAAATGGTGGATGCAGTTACAGGATGATATGTAAAAGAGATTCCTCACATCAATAGTATCATTCTTCCATCCAGACTTACTCAAATTTCATGATTAAGTAGCTGTCGGTGCTCAGGGCAACCCTACGAAGTAGAAACTCACCAATGACTTGAAGAAGTTCACGAGGCTGCTTCTTATCATACTGGCGTGGTAGGGATTGAAGCTTTACATCCTGCAGAAAAACCAGTCTGATCAATAATCCATAAGAATTGCTTGCAAGCATTAGAGCAAACAAACAGTGGTCATGCACCAAAGAAGATAAACCAAACTTAAACCAATAAAGTGTCCACTGATAGTAACCTGGAGACTTACATCATTTAACTTCTCAATTGTACTAAGGGGTATGGTACCTAACTCTATTATGCTTTTTGTTGCCTGGCTCTGAAAAAATAAAGAAATGTAAGACAGAATATACAAAGTTCTTATTCCAAAAACAAACCAATAAATTTTCTAGATTCCAATTCGATGGAATGAAATTGAGAGCACAATGTAGAAAGTGAACAATATTAAAAGAAGAATCACATGGCAGAAGGAATTTGTATTTAAGTGCAAGACGCATCACGCCGTGTAATATTAGTTTTCATGGTTCCAACAGAATAATAATATGATTGCTTACCACAAAGAGAAGACGGAAATTTGTCACTGAAACAATGCCGGCCTCATCTGTGTTTAGTAGAACAACACCATGGCCCTAAGTAAGGAGAGGTAAGGATGATCAAATTCGAGATGGACAAATGTGAAGTCAAACATGGGAATGAGATTCATTCAGTGAAGTTTTTTGGTTTACGACTGGAAATGCATTATCATTTACAACTCGTGGTTTTCCTTATTATTAAATTAAGAACACTAGGGAAAAAACAAGTCACTAAATAACCTTGAGTACTAAATTGATTTGGCCCCACACAGATTAATAAGTACTTCAATTTAAGAATATGTCATGTGGAAAATTGACAATGATAGGCAGTTAGGCATTTATTCCCCTTGTTAGCAGAAATTTCATGGTATGGGGAGCAAATATAGCAGAAAGGGAGGAACTAGCCACAGACTAGTCCACTGAACCTTGAATCATCTCACCCAACACAAATTCTCCTTGGGTTATCTTTGTTCTCTGTTGAGTTGACCACGGTGGGGCTATTGTCTACTTCTCTCTGTCTTGCAAGTGAATATGCATGGCAACAAAAACCAGTTTATAATTTCAGTGCACTTCATTTGTCTGCCTGTCACATTTATTCCACAATTTTTAGAGGCATTCCATAATTATTTCCTGTTTACTGATCCTATTAGCTGACAAATTGATTAACACGTGCCATGCATGCACTCCGACCATATGAATTTCCAGTTCAGCCACTAAATAGCCAACTATGTACATTACTACATTGGATCTGCTATATGCTGTTACACAACCTCCAAATCTTTTGGAATGCACTAATTGCGATCTAACTCCAGTATCTAGCACATGAATGCTGGAAGCACAGCCCTACATTGCGTGGATACTTCAGAAAGCACACGTATCTGGCCAGATACTGCCCGGATACTCGGATACTGCCCCGATACGGCCCGATACATATCTTGTATGTATCctttgatttattgattttttttaaaagaaactaatgTTTGATACGCGTGGGATACTGCTGCTATACGTTTTGGATACGGAAAACCCTTCATTCGACGTGAAAACACCTAATGGAGCCGCCGTACATCCCCATAACTCCTCAACTCGTCAAGTCCTCTCATCTCCCCACTGCACACATTCTGTCCTTCTGAATTCCAATAGTTGATAGCCGGCTCGCCGGCGGCATGAGACTTCCACATCTCTCCTGCAGGAGGTATCACAGCCTGTAGACCTGCCACGCTGGCCTTTACTCAGATTTTATTGTTCGGTCAACTAACAGGTTCCACCTAATGAATGGTATATTCAACAAAATTAATATCAAGTTGTTTTTTTATGAATTTGCTCACACGAACTTATTTGGTTAGGTTGTACATATAAACAATGGAAATAGCAATTTAGTTCCATTTACGACAATGACATGCCCAGCTGTACTTGATTTTTATTGCAGATCAACTGTTTGTGTACATAATACTTTATTATTGAAGGAAGCATCCATAATAATGTTGTACGATACTGCTTATTGTGATAAATTTCCTTTGTGTTAAACACTAGTTTTTCCTGTGAAAATTTACATCCAGCTTAGGCACATTATTACATATATATGTTAACTGTGTAGAAGTGGAACCTGTTGAGGCTagaaaataaagggaaacacacATTATCTACTACCCCGCCGCAAAAAAATCATATAGTATAGCAATATTGCAACCGATATACTAG
The sequence above is drawn from the Triticum aestivum cultivar Chinese Spring chromosome 7A, IWGSC CS RefSeq v2.1, whole genome shotgun sequence genome and encodes:
- the LOC123152676 gene encoding phosphatidylinositol-3-phosphatase myotubularin-1 isoform X3, which codes for MEASGSWDAIDWNQIEDPRSRRSSQGMEEFLLEDEEVYAQGHGVVLLNTDEAGIVSVTNFRLLFVSQATKSIIELGTIPLSTIEKLNDDVKLQSLPRQYDKKQPRELLQVIGKDMRVIVFAFRPRTKQKNEVFDALRRYTKPSQLWELYAFSCDPSTVDKKSDPKMRLMKEYHRLLNEGSEFEVEKYYFRNNWRLTTVNSSYSLCSTYPSQLIVPKSISDEDLWQASTFRAGRRLPIISWCNPVSGAVLARSSQPLVGLMMNFRNNADEKLVSALCTQNVDANLPPRKLYIVDARPRANALANGAKGGGSESSSNYPKSEVLFLGIQNIHTMRDSLSRLRDYVDAHGSISSNGSSSAVSLVGDRRNRGSTWGGGSLNSMTQFSSMLGEWLNHIQNILVGASWIAAQIAQESASVLVHCSDGWDRTTQLIALACLLLDPYYRTFDGFQALVEKDWLAFGHPFAERLGIPTVSENGGSQYELLRQPSVGNLTSSPSRGSLGTPGSSSNTSVQSQTSNNSSPILLQWLDCIAQLLRLYPAAFQFSSKFLVDFMDCVLSCRFGNFLCNSEREREQSGITSSCHCMWTYLADLRASGGSFHEHINPFYDRERWRS